The Geitlerinema sp. PCC 9228 genome contains the following window.
CCACGGTCGATTTTCCCATTTTGCCGTCTTCTCCCTCCTCGCGCTTTTGCTCCTCTTCCATATAAAAAGTTGCCTGGTCAGGGGCAGGGTACAGGTCGCCGTGGCGGTGCATGTTGTGTCCCACCGTAACGTTCAATTGCGCTCCCACCAGCATGCTGAGGGAGGTGAGATACAGCCACAATAGCAAAATTGCGATCGCCCCCACAGTCCCGTAAATGCGGTTGTAATGGGCAAAATTGCCCACATAAAAGCGAAACATTCCCGAAGCCAAAGCCCACAAAATCGCCGCGATCGCGGCACCGGGAATCAGCGGCGTACCGGGATGCCAGCGGCTGGGTCCGTAGCGATAAATAAACGCAAACGCTGCCGCCACCAATCCCAGCGACAGGGGCCAGCTCAACAATCGCCAAGTCGCCAGCAACAGCGACCCCAATACATCCAATTGCTCCGCGGCCATCCCCACCAGCCAATCGCTAATAAAAAACAAAAAGCAGGCCACCACCAGCATGACCATCGTACCTGCCGTCAGCAACAAAGAAATTAACTTCGCCTTCCAAAAAGGTCGTCTTTGGGAACGGGGCAGTTGGTGAATTTGGTCCAAAGCCGCCATAGCCGCACTAATAGCCCCCGAAGAAATCCACAAAGCAATAAAAAAACTGAGGGAAAACAACCCACTAGAGCGATCGATCGTAATTTGTTCGATAAAATCTTCAATAATCGTAAGCACCTGTTCCGGCGCTACCTCGCTCAAGCGAACGGCCAGCCTGGTCAAAGTACGGCGAGAAGCTTCCACTAAGCCAATGGCATTGAGCAAAGCCAAAATGGCGGGGAACAAAGCCAGCATGGCATTGTAAGCCATTTCCGCCGACAAACCCGGCAATCGCTGTCTGGCAGCCCGTTCCAGGACCTGCTGTAAAGTTTGCCAGTGAATATGGCGGAAAAAACGAAAAAAGCGGGTAATCCCACTGGCGAGAGTCATAACTTTCCAGTTTTAGATGGCACAATAGATACCTGGTTGGGTTGGCAGCAGCTAGGGAGCGAGCGAGCGGGGGCACCTGAACGATCGAATCAACCTATTATCTTGTCCATTTTTCCCATTTCCCCCCTCCCATACTGCATATCGCATATAGGCGTACAGGACCAAAGGCATTATGACCGCAGAAATTCGTACTTGGCTGGCAGAAATTGAAAACCTCCAGCAGCAAGTGGCCAAGCTGCAACAGGAACGAGATGAGGCCCTGCAAAGTGCCCATCGCTGGTGCCAGCTTTACAATAAAGAGGCGCAACGCTATCGCGCCCAAGTACAGCATTCCCAAAACCCCCCTTCCCAGGCCGATGGTACCGATGGGACTGCCACTTCCTCTAGCTCTGACGAGGTAGAGGCAACCCCCATCTATGGGGATATCGATGCTTTGCCGGCATCGGAGGCTAAACACCGCCTCCACCAGGCTTACCAACAAATTCAACGCTTGCAATCGGAAAACCGCCAGTTACAGCAGTCTTTAGAAACGGAAAAACAAAACCATGCCCAAACGCGCAAAAATTTAACCACAGCCTTGGGAGATGCTGTGGAACGCTTGGGCAAGGTGCAGGGTCGCGGCAACCAACCCACCGCCTCTGAAGCGGTGCCAGCCTCCCACCAGCAAAATTCCGCCGTTTCAGGGGTGGATTCTGCCGGGGGGAGGGCGATGGTGCCGGTGACTACAGATAGGGGAAACGAGCAGGTGGGGGAAGACCATCAAGATGCTAAAAACCCATCTGTTGAGCTACCGCCTCTACAGTAGGGTCTACCCCTTTTTGGAATTTGGTTTGATTGTGCGCGATCGCGGTGTCGGGGTCTTTCAAGCCGTTGCCGGTTAACACGCACACCACTTTGGCACCGGTAGGAATGCGGTCTTTTTGTTGCATCAACCCGGCAATGGAAGCGGCGCTGGCTGGTTCGCAGAAAATCCCTTCTTCGCGCGCCAGCATGCGATAGGCGGCCAAAATTTCTTCGTCGCTGACCGCGTTAAATTCCCCCTGGCTGGCTTCGGCGGTCGCGATCGCCGATTTGCGGTTGGCGGGGTTGCCGATGCGAATGGCGGTGGCAATGGTTTGGGGGTTGCTGACGGTTTCTCCCAAAACCATGGGTGCCGACCCTTTGGCCTGAAATCCCATCATTTTGGGGAGCCGCTGGCAGCGACCGGCAGCATGGTACTGGCAAAATCCCATCCAGTAGGCGCTGATATTGCCAGCGTTGCCGACGGGGATACACAGCCAATCGGGGGCCTCTCCCAAGCGATCGACAATTTCAAAGGCGGAGGTTTTTTGCCCTTCCAAACGATAGGGGTTCACGGAGTTGACTAAGGTCACCGGGTAGCGATCGGCCATTTCGCGCACGATTTGAAAGCAGGCGTCGAAATTGCCCTGAATCGCCATGACTTGAGCGCCGTAGAGCAAGGCTTGTGCCAGTTTGCCCAACGCGACGTAACCATCGGGAATCAAAACAAATGCTTGCAATCCTCCCCGCGCTGCATAGGCAGCTGCGGCCGCTGAGGTGTTGCCGGTACTGGCACAGATGACGGCTTGCGCCCCGGCTTCCTTGGCTTTGGAGACTGCCATGGTCATACCGCGGTCTTTGAAGCTCCCTGTGGGATTGAGACCGTCGTATTTGACAAATACCTCCACTTGTTTGCCGATTTCGGCGGCAATGGAGGGTACGGGAATTAAGGGAGTGTTGCCTTCTAAGAGGGTCACCACTGGCGTGGTATCGCTCACCGGTAAGTAGGGTCGATAGGCGTGGATTAACCCTTGCCAGTCGGTTTCTTTAGAGGTGGTTTGTGGGTTTTGGAGATCTCTGGCCGACAAACTAAGTGTCACGGGAGTTTTGTTTTCAGGTTGTACAGAACGTTTTGCCAATTTTAGTGTACCGCGAGCGTTTTCTGGCTACGACACGATCTCAATAATTAGTTATCACTGCTGGGTAGGCTTGCGGCCAGCAAATTTCTCTTCTCTTCCAGGGAAAAGAATGAAATTGGTTCGGAAAACCGCAAGATTTTATGAAGTTTATCTTTAATTTCGCAGTAGAATGTTTGCTTGGCAAGAGTAAAGTACAAATTCCTATTGACCCATGTCTGCAATTTCTTCTCCTACACGACCCTCAGTTCAACCAACGGAACGTACCAGCCATTCTCGCTCTCCGGAAGCGCCTATGTCTGGGAAGTCATCGGCACTTACGACCGAACAGCAGGTGAAGTTTCTCCAACTGGCTGCGGAAATTGAGTCTCTGTTGGTGGCGGTGCAAGCGAAAAAACAACAGCAGTCTCAAAGTTCCCAGCAATAGCTATCCCACGATGTGGGCAAAGGTCGTTTCCAGTTTGACTGGTGGCGATGTCTTGGTCTATGGCGTTGAGTCGCGATGGTAGATAACCGACGCATGATGGTGAAGGCGCTTCCCATGGTTAGCGTTGTGATTCCTACGTATAACTGCGGTGTCTATGTGCGGCAGGCGGTGGAAAGTGTTTTGCAACAGCGCTATACCAACTATGAGTTGATTGTGGTTGATGATGGGTCGGCGGATGATACCCAACGGATTTTGGCTCCTTATCGCGATCGCCTACATTTGATTAGCCAAGCCAATCAAGGAGTTGGTTCGGCCCGCAATCGCGGTTTGGCTGCGGCCAAAGGGGAGTTTGTGGTTTTCTTGGATGCCGATGATTATTTTCTCCCCAACAAACTTACCCACCAAGTCGCTGTTTTCCAACAACAACCCCACCTCGGCATCGTTCACAGTGGCTGGCGGCAGGTTAACCAAGACGGCGATTTTTTAGCGGATGTCTGCCGCTGGCAGCAAATTCCCCAACTGAATCTGGAAAGTTGGTTGCGGTGGAAACCCGTAGGTACCATGGGAACTATGATGTTTCGTCGCGATTGGCTGCGGCGCGTAGGTGGGTTTACGCCGGGGTTGACCCATGCGGAAGATGTGGATCTGGTTTTGCGGTTGCTATCTGCGGGATGCGCGATCGCTTGGTTGCCGGAAATTACCATATGCTACCGCTTGCATTCTGCCAGTGCCATGGGTCAGGGGATAAAACAAGCTCGTTGTTTGGCTTGGGTCATCAATCGTTTTTTCTCACAAACCAACCTTCCTGACTCGATTCGCTCCATGGAGTCAGAAGTTCGTTTTACCACTTGGGTATGGATTGCTTGGTATTTATATCATACGGATTTTTGGCAGGAAGCCATTACTTACTTGCAGGAATCTTGGCACATTTCTCCCGAACGGCACAAGGCAACGGTACCCAGGTGGGTAGAAAATTTTATTGAGCTTTCCACAGGCAGCCGGCATCGCGATCGCAGCACTTTACAGTTACCGGAAAAATTACAAAGATTTTGGTCTTCCTCCCACTGGCAAAATTTAATAAAGTGGGTTATTCAAAAAGATACGATTTCCAGAAAAGACCATCCTTTGGTTAGTATAGTTATTCCTACATACAATAGTGCAAACTATCTGTGTGAATGTATAGAAAGCATTTTTTATCAAACTTACCCTCATTACGAAATAATTGTTATTAACGACGGTTCAAAAGATAATCCCAAACAAGCAATATTTCCCTATTTGGGTTTGTTGCGCTATATAGACCAACAAAATCAAGGGGTGTCTGCTACCCGCAATCGCGGTATTTCCTTGGCAAAAGGAGAATTGGTGGTATTTCTCGATGCAGATGATTGCTTTTTACCCGATAAATTACAAAGTCAAGTAGCGGTATTTCAAGAAAATCCCCAGCTGGGTATCGTACAAAGTGGTTGGTGGCGGGTCAACCAACAGGGCAATTTGCTGAAATGCGTGGAACCTTGGCATTATATTTCCCAGTTAAATTTAGAAACCTGGTTGCGGTGGAAGCCTATGGGAACCATGGGAACGCTGATGTTTCGTCGGGATTGGTTGCAGCGGGTAGGGGGATTTGACACGAGATTGCGCCATGCGGAAGATGTGGATTTGGTGTTGCGGTTGAGCGTGCAAGGATGTCCGTCGGCTTGGTTGCGCCAGCATACGGTTTGTTATCGCCAGCACGATCGCAATACGATGCGGGATGGGATTTCCCAGGCAGAGTCGATTAATTTTGTTTTGGATAAGTTTTTTGCCATGCCGCAGTTGCCGGAGTACGTACGGTTGTTAGAAAATTGGGTACGGTATACGACGTTGGTGTGGAGTGCTTGGTATTTATATCGTACGGGGTTTTTGGGAGAAATGGTGCAGTATTTGCAGCGATCGCGTCAGTATTGTCCCTATTTACCGGCGGCGATGGTGGTGAATTGGTTGGAAAGCATGCAAAGTTTTTCCCAGGAGGTGGGCGAGTTTTTCGACCCGGATGCGGTTAGTCGCCTGCCTCAGTGGCAGGGTTTGGTGAAACAGGTGACGGCGGTTGGGTAGCGATCGCGGCGAAAAGGCGAAAAAAATAGGTTTTTGGTATTGACAAACGCTAAGAAATTTTTTAGAATAAAAGTATGATAAGATAGGAAAGGTGTGTGTGTTAAAAAAAAGGGTTTCAGGGAAAACCCGACACCGCCGTTGCCACCAGCAACAATTTCACGATTCGCTACGAGAAATCAGGGATTAAGGGCAGGAATTTTTTCTGCAAATAGAAATTTTTCTCAATAGTTGGGAGAAGTTTCTGCGCGTGGGGATGGGTTGTTTTGTTTTCCATCCCCCAACGGGGAAAATACGCGATCGCGCTAGGAGAACTTTTTCCAGAAAGGGAATAAAAAATTCTGTCCCGGACTTGACAGACCCCATAAAATCTGTTTACTATAGAAATATGCTACGATGGGAAAGGCGCGCGCGATATATATATTAGGCGCGAATCGAAACCAGCCAAATATAGAAAAACCAAAAACCCCGCCACATCTATATATAGGAAAAACGCAACTTTCACCAATCCAACGACCTATCAAGAAACGCCTCCAACTGGCGGTTGTAACCATCAAAGAAATCCAGCAATCGCTGCCTCGCAGCAGCATCCACCCCCTCGTAACTGCCGCGATTGTGTTGTTCGTAGTGGGGAAGGTGGTGTTCCGACAATCCTAGAAAGCGGCAAACCTCCTGCAACATCGCATCGGGATTTCGGAAAAAATCTTCGCTGCGAACAATCAAAAACTGGTCTCGGGAAAAAACCTGCATCCAGCAGCGGAGAAACTCAATATAAATGCTGCGACCTAAATATTTAATCGGCAAATCCCAATACGCCTTATTGCCAATTACATCCTCAGGTTGCTGCTGCAGCAACTCAATTTCCGCATCAACCACCTCAGACAAAGGTCGAGTTTCGCTGCCTTCTCCCACCCAGTGATAGTATTGAGATATCGTTCGGTCTGCGGGATTTCGCAGCAAAATCAAAAACTTTATATCGGGAAAATGCTGGGAAATTTGCGTGGCGGCGTGGGTATATTCCAAATATTGTGGCGTCGCTTCGCCAGTAATTTTTTGACAATCCGACGGAATCGGGGAAAAATGAGCGAGATACCAATCAATTCCTCGGGTATAGTTCCATCCCCAGAAATCTATCTCTTTCTCTACCGCTGGCAACACCTGCGGGTGGGTGGCGAGATAGTGGTAAAGGGAACTCGTACCGCCTTTTTGCGTTCCTAAAATGAGAAAATCGGGTTGGGAATTACCAAATCTAGAGGTATCATCATCAGATACATTGGCGGCTGGGTCAACCAGTTGGATATGTTTGGCAATGTGAAATTTTTCTGTGGCTGTCGCTTCGTTGCCAGCTTCCCTGGCAGCTTCCCCTTGTTTGAGAATCAGCCATTTCAGATAAAAATGCGACCAGAAAGTTTGGGGAGATTCTTGGGTTAGCTGTTGGAAAAACGCAATTGCCTCTTCCAGTTTTCCCTGCCGAAACAGAATATTTTTAATATGGTTGTAAGACCAACGGAAATCCCGGTTGTATTGGATGCTGTTATGAAAGGCAGCAATAGCTTCGGTGCAGCGTTGCAATGCCATCAACGCTTGTCCTAAATTGTAGTAAGACCAGGGATACTCGGGGTTTAATTGGGTCGCTGTTTGTAATGCTGTTACTGCCTCTTCGTAGCGATGCAGCTGCAGCAATGCATTTCCCAAACTGTTATACGACCAGGGATAATCGGGATTTAATTGGGTAGCTGTTTGCAAAACTTCCACTGCCTCTTGGTAGCGATGCTGTTTTAACAAGACTTCTCCCAAACTGCTATACGACCAGGGATAGTCGGGTTTTAAGGCAATGGCTTGGCGAAAGGCGTCGGCGGCGGCTTCCCACTGTTGGCATTGCATCAAGGCAACGCCTAAATTATTGTACGACCAGGAATAGTTGGGGTTGAGTTGGATGGCTTTTTGGTAGATGGGAATGGCGGCTTGCCATTGATTTTGTTTTAAGAAACTGTCGCCGAGGTGGTGGTGAGACCAGAAACTTTTGGGATTGAGTTGGATGGCTTGTTGGTAGCAGGCGGCGGCGGCTTGCCAGTTTTGCTGTTGGCGATGGATTTCTCCTAATTGAAAGTGTAGCTGCCAGGTGTTGGGAGATAGGGTAATGGCTTGCTGGTAGCAGGAAATGGCTGCTTCCCATTCTCCTTTGCCGAGGTGGTTTTCGGCTTGTTGGTGGAGATGGATGATTTTGCTTTTTAATTCTTCTAGGGAGTTGGAAGTCATGAAGGTAAGAAGCTATTGCTGCCAATCCATGGATTTCCCCAAGGTTTCCTCTAGTTTGCGGGTATGGGGGTGGAAAAACTCTGCTAGCATTTGCCGGATTTGGGGATTTACGGGATTGTAAGAACCCGCTACGTATTGAGGATAGTGGGGAAGTTGGTAATCTGGCAAGTTGAGAAATGCGAAGACTTGACGCATGGTGGCTTGGGGATTGGTGTAGAGGTCTTCGCTACGCAGGATTAAAATTTGTTCTCTGGGAAACAGTTCCAACCATTTTTGCAGGAAGTAGACATACAAACTGCGGCTGACGTAACCATATCGCATTTTCCAGGGGGTTTGGGTTACGTCGTTTTCTGCCATAACTCGTTTTAGGGTTTCGATTTCTCTGGCTAAGGCGGCTTGTAGGTCTCGCTGTTCGATGTGGATCCAATTTACTTGGTCGTAGTAGTGGGAAATGGTTCTATCGATGGGGTTGCGGAGGATGAGGATGAGTTTGGTTTGGGGGAAGGATTGGTAAATGTTTTGGCTGGCGAAGCGGTTGAATAAATAGCCGGGGGTGGCTTCGCCGCTGAGGTATTGCTGGTTTTGGGGATGGGGGGGAAATTGGGAAAGATACCAATCCAATCCCAGGTGGAATTGCCAGTCGAAGAAGTGAATTTCTTTTTGCAGGCAGGGGAGGATTTGCGGATGTTGGGTTAGGTATTTATAGAGGGAGGTGGTTCCCGATTTCATGACGCCGATGATGAGGAAGTCGGGTTGGGTTTTGGTGGTGAGGGTGGTGTCATTGGCAAATTCTTGGTAGTGGGATAGGGTATATTGGTGGATGCCTTTTTGGTAAGTAGCGATCGCTTTTTCGATTTCTCCTTGTTGGGTGAACAGTTCTCCCAAATTGACATAGGATTCGGGAAAGTCAGGAATATTGGCGATTACCTGGTTGTAGGTATCTATCATTTTTTCAATCTGGGAAGCCGAAAAGGTGACTTGCTTGTACATGGGTAAATGGCGTAGCTTAACGTACAAAGCCACATTTTTGGGTTGCAATCGGATAGCTTCCAAGTAGCGGGAAATGGCGGCGTCGTAGTTTTCCTGTTGTAGCTGCAGGTTTCCCAAACGAATGCAAACATCGGCAGCTTGGGGATTGAGGGAGTAGGCTTGTTGGTAAGTGTCGATGGCAGCTTGGGAGTCTCCCAGATTTTCTAAGGCTTTTCCTAAATTAGAATAAACGGCAAACGTAGCTAAATCTTTGGCAATGGCTTGCTGGTAGCAGTCTGCCGCTTTTTCCCACTCCTGTTGCGAGGCGAAAACCTTTCCCAAACCGTGGTAGGCGTTGGGAAAGTCGGGATTGATGGCAATAGATTGTTGGTAGTGGGAAATGGCTTCTTGCCACTGTTGTTGGTAGCTATAGATTTCCCCTAAGTTATGATGGGCTAAGTAGGCTTGGGAATTGGTAGCAATGGCTTGTTGGTAGCAAGCGATGGCTTTTGACCACGATTGCTGTTTGACGAAATGATTGCCGAGGGTGAGGTAATCGTCGGTGTTTCCCCATTCTGGTTTTCGCTGCAAGGCTTCCCACCAGGTTTCGGCAGCTTGTTGGTTTTTTCCCAGTTGCTGGAGAAGTTTTGCCAATTCTACATAGGTGGTAGCGTATTCGGGTTGCTGTTGGATAGCTTCTTGATAAGCATCCATGGCGGCTTGCCAGTTTTGTTGCTGGCAGTGGGTTTCGGCTTTTTGAATTAAGTCGATAACAGTATCTTTGGGAGAGATATCGGCAGGCATATATATAGATAGAAATTGGCAAACCCAGCTTCGTTTTAGGATACCTCAGAATGGGGGTTTTCCCAAGGCAGTTCTAAAGGAATGTTGCCTAGGGTGGCGGCGTATTGGCTGAAGCTAGAATCGTAAGAACCAACGATTTTTTGGGTTTTGGCTAGCAAATGCAGGTCAATGGCGGCGGTTTGCTGGCTGGTTTGTCGCAGCTGGCTGGGGTTGAACTCTTGGGAGTAGGTGAGGATGCGATTGCCGAATTGTTCTTTGAATTTGGCTTGGGTTTCGCCGTTGTCGGTGGCGAGGAAAAATTTCTCTACCCCTTGTTGCCGGTAACGTTCTATTGTTTTGATAAAGCGATCGTCGTTGGATATCAAGACGGATTTATAATTATCCGTACGGCGAACGTGCAAACCTATGATAGGATGCTGCCAGTTGTTTTGGATAAAATTATCGACGGCGTTTTGTAAGTTGGGTTGCAATTTCAGACTACGGATAAATTCCGAACATTTTTGGTCGTAGGCAAAGCGACTGACCTCATCTTGTAAGTATTGTTTGTGCAACCAACCCATATCTGCGGTCATTTTGGTTATGTGTAAGGTTTGGGAAGCTTCCTCTAGCAGCCATTGATGAATGATATCAGCTTCCACAGTTTTGCAGATAGGTTGGTAAATATCTTCAAAGTAGCAGTGGCAGCTTTTCACTGGCAGCCAACGCATGTATACCGGGATTTGCCAGAAATATCCCAAACTCAGACAAGATGCCAATACCCGCAAACGGTTACACAATCCCCCCTCTTGGTAACCATCGTAGACAATTCGGCAAAATGGAATGTTGCTGGCAGCGATTGGTTGAATGGCTACATCCCATGATGCCGGTTGCTGCTGGCGTTGGATGGCTTGTTCCCATTTTTGATAAGCCAAGGCAGCTTGTTCCCAATTTTGCAAGGCATACCAAGCGTCACCGATTTTATGGTACAACCAAGGATGGCTTTCATTGCGTTCTATGGCTTTTTCGTAGGCGGCAATGGCTTCTTGCCAGCGTTGCAGTTGGCATAACGAATCTCCCAATCTTTGATAGTACCAGTGTGTTTGGGGTTCTAACTCGATGGCTTGGTGAAAAGCTGCCACAGCTTCTTCCCAACGTTGCAAGTGATGCAAGGCTATGCCGAGTTTGTTATATAAAATGGCTTTTTGGGGGTCTACTGCTAAGGCTTTTTGGTAGACGATTTCTGCTTCTTGCCAACGTGACCTTTGTAAAAGCAGTTTTCCCAAGGCTACGTAAGACCAAACTAAATTCGGGTTGCAGTGAATGGCTTGCCAGTAGGTTTCAATGGCGAGATGCCACTGTTTCTGTTGTTCGTATATCCCGGCAAGTTTTTTGTAAAGATGGGGGTTTTGTGGCGATAAGGCAATGGCTTGACGACAAGCGGCGGCGGCGTTATCCCATTTTTCTAAGGCGATATAGGCTTTGGCGAGGTGTTGGTAAACCCAAAATTGCTGGCTGTTGAGGGAAATCGAGGTTTGGTAGGTGTCAATGGCTTTTGACCATAGTTGCTGTTTGGCAAAGGCATAGCCAATTTTAAAATAAAAGTCGGCGTCTTTATCTTTTTCTTCAATAGGAGGTTGCTGCTGGTAGGTATCTGTAGCTTCTTGCCACTGTTCGATTTTGACCAATGCCAAAATAAGATTTTTTTTCGCTATTGAGAAATTGGGGTTTCGCTGCCAGGCTTGGCGGTAGCAGTCGGCGGCGGCTTGCCAGTTTTGTTGGGAGGCAAAGATTTTTCCCAAACTGTTGTAGGCGTTGGGAAAGTTGGGATGGATGGCAATGGCTTGTTGGTAGTGGGAGATGGCGGCTTGCCACTGTTGCTTGTAGCTATAAATTTCCCCTAAGTTATGATGTGCCAAGTAGGATTGGGGATTGCTGGCAATGGCTTGTTGGTAGCAGGCAATGGCTTTCGACCACGATTGCTGTTTGACGAAGAGATTGCCGAGGGTGAGGTAGTCGTCGGTGTTTCCCCATTCTGGCTGCCGTTTCAATGCTTCCCACCAGGTGTTGGCAGCTTGTTGGATTTTCCCCAGTTGCTGGAGAAGTTTTGCCAATTCTAGATAGGTGGTGGCGTATTCGGGTTGTTGTTGGATAGCTTCTCGATAGGCATCAATGGCGGCTTGCCAGTTTTGTTGCTGGCAGTGGGTTTTGGCTTTTTGGATTAAGGCGATGACGGTAGGTTTGGGGGAAATATCGGCAGACATATATATAGATAGAAATTGGCAAACCCAGCTTCGTTTTAGGATACTTCAGAACTAGCAGTTTCCCAAGGTAGGTCTAGGGGAATATTGCCTATGTCGGCGGCGTATTGGCTGAAGCTAGAATCAAAGGAACCAATAATTTTTTGAGTGTTGGCTAGCAAATGCAGTTCGATGGCGGCGGTTTGCATGGTGGTTTGTCGCAGCTGGCTTTGATTGAAGTCTTGGGAATAGGTGAGGATGCGGTTGCCAAATTTTTCTCTAAATTTGGTTTGGGTTTCGCTGTTGTCGGTGGCAAGGAAGAATTTCTCTATCCCTTGCTGCAAGTGACGTTCCATGGTTTGAAAAAAGCGATCGTCGCTAGAGATAATTACAGATTTATAATGATCTGTACGGCGAACATGCAAACCTACGATAGGATGCTGCCAGTTGTTTTGGATAAAGGTATCGACGACAGTTTGTAAGTGGGGTTGCAATTGGAAACTGCGGATGGTTTCCCGATATTTTTGGTGGTAGGCAAAGCTGGCAACATCCTTTTTCAGATATTTTTTGTACAGCCAGGTTATACTTGCTGTGGTGTAGGGAACATGCAAGGTTTGGGAGGCTTCTTCCGCCAGCCATTTGTCGATGGTATCCGCTTCTACAGTTTCGCAAATGGGTTGGTAGATATCTTCAAAGGAACAGCTACAGGTTTTTACCGGTAGCCAACGCATGTAGACGGGAATTTGCCAGAAGTATCCCAAACACAGACAAGATGCCAATACCCGCAAACGGTTACACAATCCTCCTTTTTCCGATGCATCGTAGACAATTCGACGAAATAATTGCTTCTTAGCGGCTATCGGTTTGACTTCCACTTCGCCTTTTTTTGCTTGTTGCTGCCGGTGGCGTTTGATGGCTTGTTCCCATTGTTGGTATGTGAAGGCGGCTTGTTCCCAATTTTGCAAAGCATACCAACAATCTCCCAGTTGTTTGTAATACCAAGGTTTTTGTGGGTCTAACTCAATGGCTTGCTGAAAAGCTGCTATGGCTTTTTCCCAATGTTGCCGTCGATGCCAAGCGATACCGAGTTTGTTGTATACAACTGGCTGTTGGGGGTTGACTGCCAATGCCTCTTGATAAACGGTTACTGCTTCTTGCCAACGTTGCAGCTGCAAAAACAATTCTCCCAACCGAATGTAAGACCAAATCCGGCTAGTATCGCAGCAAATGGCTTGCCGGTAGGTTGCAATGGCTATATCCCACTGTTTTTGTTGCTGGTATACCCAGGCAAGTTTTTGGTAAAAATAGGCATCTGCTGGAAAAAGTTCCGTGGCTTTTTGACACAGATGCATGGCTTCCTGCCACTGTTCGTTTTGTATGAGTGTTTCAATATGTTGTCGGTAGCTGGCTAGGTCAACTTCAGAAACTTTGATTTCTTTTTCGCAACGATGGTTATTACTATCGAATCTTCCTAAATTCAGATTGGCTTGGTTGTCGTCTGCTGTCTGGATGGCAATCGTTGATTGGTGTTGCTGTTGCTGGGTTTTCTTTTTCTGTTCCCATTGGTGGTACGCTGTTGCTGCTTGTTCCCAATCTTGCAAGGCATACCACACATCGCTTAGGTTTTTATAGTACCACGGAGTTGTTGGTTCTAGTTC
Protein-coding sequences here:
- a CDS encoding YihY/virulence factor BrkB family protein, producing the protein MTLASGITRFFRFFRHIHWQTLQQVLERAARQRLPGLSAEMAYNAMLALFPAILALLNAIGLVEASRRTLTRLAVRLSEVAPEQVLTIIEDFIEQITIDRSSGLFSLSFFIALWISSGAISAAMAALDQIHQLPRSQRRPFWKAKLISLLLTAGTMVMLVVACFLFFISDWLVGMAAEQLDVLGSLLLATWRLLSWPLSLGLVAAAFAFIYRYGPSRWHPGTPLIPGAAIAAILWALASGMFRFYVGNFAHYNRIYGTVGAIAILLLWLYLTSLSMLVGAQLNVTVGHNMHRHGDLYPAPDQATFYMEEEQKREEGEDGKMGKSTVDTTE
- the thrC gene encoding threonine synthase, with translation MSARDLQNPQTTSKETDWQGLIHAYRPYLPVSDTTPVVTLLEGNTPLIPVPSIAAEIGKQVEVFVKYDGLNPTGSFKDRGMTMAVSKAKEAGAQAVICASTGNTSAAAAAYAARGGLQAFVLIPDGYVALGKLAQALLYGAQVMAIQGNFDACFQIVREMADRYPVTLVNSVNPYRLEGQKTSAFEIVDRLGEAPDWLCIPVGNAGNISAYWMGFCQYHAAGRCQRLPKMMGFQAKGSAPMVLGETVSNPQTIATAIRIGNPANRKSAIATAEASQGEFNAVSDEEILAAYRMLAREEGIFCEPASAASIAGLMQQKDRIPTGAKVVCVLTGNGLKDPDTAIAHNQTKFQKGVDPTVEAVAQQMGF
- a CDS encoding glycosyltransferase yields the protein MVDNRRMMVKALPMVSVVIPTYNCGVYVRQAVESVLQQRYTNYELIVVDDGSADDTQRILAPYRDRLHLISQANQGVGSARNRGLAAAKGEFVVFLDADDYFLPNKLTHQVAVFQQQPHLGIVHSGWRQVNQDGDFLADVCRWQQIPQLNLESWLRWKPVGTMGTMMFRRDWLRRVGGFTPGLTHAEDVDLVLRLLSAGCAIAWLPEITICYRLHSASAMGQGIKQARCLAWVINRFFSQTNLPDSIRSMESEVRFTTWVWIAWYLYHTDFWQEAITYLQESWHISPERHKATVPRWVENFIELSTGSRHRDRSTLQLPEKLQRFWSSSHWQNLIKWVIQKDTISRKDHPLVSIVIPTYNSANYLCECIESIFYQTYPHYEIIVINDGSKDNPKQAIFPYLGLLRYIDQQNQGVSATRNRGISLAKGELVVFLDADDCFLPDKLQSQVAVFQENPQLGIVQSGWWRVNQQGNLLKCVEPWHYISQLNLETWLRWKPMGTMGTLMFRRDWLQRVGGFDTRLRHAEDVDLVLRLSVQGCPSAWLRQHTVCYRQHDRNTMRDGISQAESINFVLDKFFAMPQLPEYVRLLENWVRYTTLVWSAWYLYRTGFLGEMVQYLQRSRQYCPYLPAAMVVNWLESMQSFSQEVGEFFDPDAVSRLPQWQGLVKQVTAVG
- a CDS encoding tetratricopeptide repeat protein; translated protein: MTSNSLEELKSKIIHLHQQAENHLGKGEWEAAISCYQQAITLSPNTWQLHFQLGEIHRQQQNWQAAAACYQQAIQLNPKSFWSHHHLGDSFLKQNQWQAAIPIYQKAIQLNPNYSWSYNNLGVALMQCQQWEAAADAFRQAIALKPDYPWSYSSLGEVLLKQHRYQEAVEVLQTATQLNPDYPWSYNSLGNALLQLHRYEEAVTALQTATQLNPEYPWSYYNLGQALMALQRCTEAIAAFHNSIQYNRDFRWSYNHIKNILFRQGKLEEAIAFFQQLTQESPQTFWSHFYLKWLILKQGEAAREAGNEATATEKFHIAKHIQLVDPAANVSDDDTSRFGNSQPDFLILGTQKGGTSSLYHYLATHPQVLPAVEKEIDFWGWNYTRGIDWYLAHFSPIPSDCQKITGEATPQYLEYTHAATQISQHFPDIKFLILLRNPADRTISQYYHWVGEGSETRPLSEVVDAEIELLQQQPEDVIGNKAYWDLPIKYLGRSIYIEFLRCWMQVFSRDQFLIVRSEDFFRNPDAMLQEVCRFLGLSEHHLPHYEQHNRGSYEGVDAAARQRLLDFFDGYNRQLEAFLDRSLDW
- a CDS encoding tetratricopeptide repeat protein, with the protein product MPADISPKDTVIDLIQKAETHCQQQNWQAAMDAYQEAIQQQPEYATTYVELAKLLQQLGKNQQAAETWWEALQRKPEWGNTDDYLTLGNHFVKQQSWSKAIACYQQAIATNSQAYLAHHNLGEIYSYQQQWQEAISHYQQSIAINPDFPNAYHGLGKVFASQQEWEKAADCYQQAIAKDLATFAVYSNLGKALENLGDSQAAIDTYQQAYSLNPQAADVCIRLGNLQLQQENYDAAISRYLEAIRLQPKNVALYVKLRHLPMYKQVTFSASQIEKMIDTYNQVIANIPDFPESYVNLGELFTQQGEIEKAIATYQKGIHQYTLSHYQEFANDTTLTTKTQPDFLIIGVMKSGTTSLYKYLTQHPQILPCLQKEIHFFDWQFHLGLDWYLSQFPPHPQNQQYLSGEATPGYLFNRFASQNIYQSFPQTKLILILRNPIDRTISHYYDQVNWIHIEQRDLQAALAREIETLKRVMAENDVTQTPWKMRYGYVSRSLYVYFLQKWLELFPREQILILRSEDLYTNPQATMRQVFAFLNLPDYQLPHYPQYVAGSYNPVNPQIRQMLAEFFHPHTRKLEETLGKSMDWQQ